The Kribbella jejuensis region TTCGCGGCGGTCGCCTCGCGGACGATGAACGCGGCCAGCAGCACCAGCGTCACCCCGGTCAGCAGCAGCGTCCGCGGAGCGGTCCAGCCCAGCTCGGCGGCCGGCTTCACGATCGTGAACACGCCGACCATCAGCGCCGCGGTGATCAGCACAGCACCCGGTACGTCGGTACCGCGCCCCAGCCCGAGGCCCTTGTCCTTCTCGATGAACCTGAACGCCAGAACGGTCGTCAGCGCACCGATCGGCAGGTTCACGAAGAAGATCCAGTGCCAGCTGATCGCCTGCGTCAGTACGCCGCCGGCCAGCAGACCGATCGACCCGCCGGCGGAGGCGACGAATGCGAACATCCCGATCGCCTTCGCCTGCTCCCGCGGCTCCGGGAACAGCGTCACGATCATGCCCAGGATCACTGCGGAGGTGAGTGCGCCACCAACACCCTGCAGGAAGCGGGCGATGACGAGCACCTCCTCGGAGCGAGCCAGGCCGCAGAACACAGAGGCGGCGGTGAAAACGATCAGTCCGGCTGTGAAGACGTTCCGCCGGCCGAGGAGGTCACCCAGGCGACCGGCCAGCAGCAGGAGGCCGCCGAACGCGATCAGGTACGCGTTCACGACCCACGCGAGTGAAGAGCTGGTGAAGCCGAGGTCGTCCTGAATGGCCGGCAGTGCCACGTTCACCACGGTCACGTCGAGCACGATCATCAACATGCCCGCGCAGAGGGTGTAGAGGGCCAGCCAGCGCGAGCGGCCGCCCTGCGCGGCCGGCGTCGTCGCCAGGGTGTCGGTCGTCGCGTACATTCCGGTTCTCCTTGCAGTTCGTCGTAGTGGCCTTACACCTCTACGTCGAACTGGGAGGGCTCAGATTGACACGTCTTCAGAAGTTTTTTCGCGCGGCGGCCGAGATAGCCAGTACGCGGTGAGCGCCGGCACCAGACCGCTGCCCACGACGAACAGTGTCGGCACCTGCGACGCCAGGGCGAACCAGGTGAGTAGCAGGACAACACCACCGGCCACGGGCAGCGGCCGGCGCAGCAGGAACAGGTTGGCCGACCGGAACAGCTCCTTCATCGTCGCGGTCGGCTCCGCCTGCGGAAGGATCGCCAGACCGCTCAGGTAGAGCCCCAGGATCATGCCGGTGAGCGGGATCAGGATCGCGAGCGCGAAGATCCGTACCGGCCCGGACGCGTACGCCCAGAAGGAGATGCCGAACGCGAGCATCAGCCCGCCCGTCCACAGGCCGAAGCCGGGCAGCCAGTACTGCTTCATCGTCTGCCGGAATTCGCCCAGGAACCGCCGCAGCAGCTTCGGCCGCTCCTGGCTGATCGCGTCCGGCAGCACCCGCTGCAGCGCGAACGCGGCCGGGAACAGGGTCAGGATGCCGAGGCTGATCACCAGGAACGCCAGCTGCAGCATCAGCAGGTCGCCGACGACCGCCAGCTTGGTCAGCACGGTGTTCGTCCGGTTGGCCTTCTGCACCGATCGTCTCCTCGTTCCGTACGGGCGGGTCCTGATCGTATGATCACGAACAATCAGAAACCAGATCAGGGGGCCGCATGCTTGCACAGGAGCGCCACGAGCTGATCCTGCGCAGCCTGCGCCGTCACGGCCGGCTCCGGGTCGCCGACCTGGTCGCCGAGCTGGGCGTTTCCGCGATCACAGTACGCCGGGACCTGGCCGAACTGGACTCCGCAGGCCTGCTCCGCCGAGTGCACGGCGGTGCGATCGGGACCGCCGCGGCCGACCAGTCCGGCGCCGGCAGCCGGCTGACGATCGGCATCGTGGTGCCGAGCGCGACGTCGTACTACTCCGACGTGATCCGCGGCGCCGAGGCGATGGCCGACCGGTACGGCGCCCGCCTGGTGCTGGGCGTCTCGTCGTACGACGTGGCCACCGAGCGCGAGCGGCTCGACAAGGTGCTCGGGATCGGCGTCGCCGGGCTGCTGCTCAGCACCGCGCTCGGCGACGGCGCGGCGGACCGGATGGACACCCGGCTGGACGACATCGACGTACCCGTGGTGCTGATGGAGCGCGCGTTCGGCTTCCCACAGATGCGCCGCGAGTACGACCACGTCCGGACCGACCACGCGTACGGCGCGATGCTGGCGCTGCGGCACTTCGTGGCGCTCGGCCACCGGCGGATCGCGATCAACCTGCAGTCCACGGTCACGGCGTACTGGCTCCGGCTCGGCATCGAGGCGGCCGCGAAGACGCTCGGCATCGAGGTGTTCCTCTCGCCCGTCGACCTGCCGGCCCGCGGCGACGACCCGGGCGCGGTCGCCCAGCTGGACGCGTTCCTGGCCGAGTGCGAGTCGTTCGGCAGCCGCGCCGTCCTCGTGCACTCCGACGAGCACGGCGCCGGCCTGGTCGAACGCGCGATGGACCTCGGCCTGCGCGTCCCCGAGGACCTCGCGGTGATCGCGTACAACGACGTCACCGCCTCACTGGCCGTCGTACCTCTCACCGCCGTCTGCCCGCCCCGCCGAGCCTTGGGCGAAACCGCCTGCGACCTCCTCCTTCGCAAGATCCAGTCTTCGAACACCCCGATCCAGCACCTGAGCCTGCTCCCCACCCTCAACATCCGCAGCTCCTGCGGAGCCGAGCAGAACCTCTCCGCGTTCCACTCTTGATCGAATGTGATCGTTCGAGCGCTGAGGTATTGACGGGGAAAGCCCTTTCCCATACTTTCGCTGCACTTGGGGCCGCACTGAGGCCCGGCTGAAGAACATCAGCGAAGGAGTTGCCCGGTGAGACGTGGAGTGGGACTGACACTGCTGGCGGCGGCGCTCAGCGTCGTAGTCAGCAGTTGTGGCAACGGGGTGATCGACAAGAGCACGGACGGTGTGCCGCCGGCCGAGGCGACCGGGACGTTGCGGGTGCTGATCCCGTCGTTCCCACCGAGTACGAAGGGGCGCGAGGCGTTCCAGAAGGTCGTCGACGACTTCCACCGGACCTATCCGAAGATGCGGGTCGAGCCGGACTTCGCGACGTACAAGAACCTGAACGAGAAGATGTCCACCTCGATCGCGGCCGGCATCCCCTACGACGTGATGGTGACCGGTGTCGGCTGGGTGCAGCCGTTCGCGTCCAAGCGGATCTTCGAGGACCTCGGCAACTACGGCGTGACGCCGGACTTCATCAAGGAGAAGAGCACCCCGGCGCTGATCCCGGCGGTGACGTACGACGGCAAGCTGTACGCCTACCCGCTGGTCGCCGATGCCCGCGCCGTCGCGCTCCGCAAGAGCGCGTTCATCGAGGCGGGGCTGGACCCGAACAAACCGCCGACGTCGCTGGCCGAGATCAAGGCCGACGCCGAGAAGCTGACCAAGCGGGATAAGAACGGCAACATCACCCGCAGCGGTTTCGACCTCGCGTCCGCGTCCGGCTTCCGGCAGTCGTTCACCACCTTCCTGGCCTCGACCGGTACGCCGCTCTACGTCAAGGGCGAGCCGAACTTCGACAACAAGGCCGGCCTCGACACGCTGCTCTGGATCAAGTCGATGATCAACAACGTCCAGCCGTACGGGCAGACGAACGCGGCGCAGCAGCCGCTGGTCCTGACCGGCGAGGCCGCGATGGGCATCGTGAACGGCGGCGTCGACTGCTCCGCCGACGGCATCGGCCAGAAGAACTGCGACGACCTGAAGTTCTTCCGCTTCAACAGCGGCAAGGAGATCGAGTACGTCGGCGGCGACCTGGCGTCGATCGGGTCCCGCAGCCGGCACAAGGACGCGGCCTGGGCGTTCATCCAGTCGCTGACGAAGCCGTCCAGCCTGGACATCGTCGCGAAGCTGAACAAGAAGATCCCGGCCTACAAGGACGCAAGCAACTCGCCGCAGGCCAAGTCCAACCCGCTCAGCCAGTTCGTCGCCGACGGCCTGGTGTACGCGGTCAACGAGAACGAAGTACCGGGCAACTGGCTCGAGATGCGCGGCAACTTCGACATCCAGCTCACCCAGGCGGTCCTCGGACAGAAGGATCCCGCCAAGGTGCTGCACAACCTGGCAGGACAGTCCAGATGAGCACAACTCTCGAACGTCCCGCGCTCGCGACCGCCGGCAAGACGGCGCCGTCCAAGGACAGCCGCGCGCTGGTCCGCAACCAGGTCTGGGCCGGCTGGGCGCTGCTGACGCCGGCGCTGCTGCACTCCGGCATCTTCATCGTGATCCCGGTGATCGCCGTACTCGTGCTGAGCCTGACCGACTACAGCTTCGGTGACTCCTTCGACTGGGTCGGCTTCGGCAACTACGCCGACCTGTTCCGGGACCCGAACTTCGGCGCCTCGCTGTGGCACACGGTGCTGTACGCGATCGTGGTGATCCCGATCTCGATGGCGATCTCACTCGCGGTCGCGATCGGCCTGAACCAGAAGATCCGCGGCCTCGGCTTCTTCCGGACCGCGTTCTACATCCCGACCGTGACCGCGACGGTTGCGGTGGCGACGATCTGGCTGTGGATCTACAACCCGGGCTCCGGTCTGGCGAACGGGTTCCTCAGCCTGTTCGGGTTCGCGCCGAACCGCTGGCTGGCCGACCCGGGGACCGCGCTGCCGTCGCTGATGGTGGTCGGTATCTGGCAGGGCCTCGGTACCAAGATCATCATCTACCTGGCCGCGCTCCAGGGCGTGTCCCGCGACCTGATCGAGTCCGCACAGCTCGACGGCGCCGGCCGCTGGCAGCGGTTCGCCAACGTCACCTGGCCGGCGATCGGGCCGGTGCAGTTCTTCGTCCTGATCACGTCGATCGTCGGTACCTTCCAGGTGTTCGACCTGGTGTACGTGATGACGCAGGGCGGCCCCGGTTCGTCGACCCGGGTGCTGGTGATGGACATCTACCAGAACGCGTTCCAGAACCTGAAACTCGGCTACGCGTCCGCCGAGACGGTGATCATGATGATCGTGATCGCGATCTTCATCGCCGCCGGACGCCTGCTCCAGAAGGCGGATACCAATGACTAGCGTTTCGTTGCCGGCGGTCGGTGCCGCTAAGCCGCCGGCCGTACGGGCCGGCCGGATCGTGCTGTACGTCGTACTCACGGTCGGCGCGCTGCTGATGATCGTGCCGTTCGTGTGGATGCTGCTGACCGCGTTCAAGAGCAACCTGGAGATCGCGAAGTTCAACTGGCTGCCGCAGGAGCTGCGCTGGCGGAACTTCGTCGACGCGATGCAGACCGCTCCGTTCCTGCGGTACTTCCGCAACAGCCTGTTCATCGCGGTCGGCGAGACGGCGTTCACGCTGGCGGTCTGTACGACGGCCGGCTACGCGCTGGCGAAACTGCCGATCCGCGGCGGCAAGGTGTTGCTGAACTACTTCATCGTGCTGCTGCTGGTGCCGTTCCAGATCATCCTGGTGCCGCTGTTCCTGATCGTGAAGTCGATCCCGCTGTTCGGCGGCAACAACATCCTCGGCCAGGGCGGCATCGGCTGGCTGAACTCGTGGTGGGGCCTGATTATCCCGCTCGGCGCGGCGCCGCTGTTCACGTTCCTGGCGCGGCAGTTCTACGTCTCACTGCCGGACCAGTTGGCACAGGCCGCCCGGGTGGATGGGCTGGGCGAGTTCGGCATCTTCTGGCGGATCATGACGCCGCTGATCAAGCCGGCGCTGATCACGATCGCCGTCTTCCAGATCGAAGCCGCGTGGAACGGTTTCCTCTGGCCGCTGATGATCACCACGTCGGACGAGATGCGCCCGCTCCAGCTCGGGCTGGCGATCTTCTCCCAGAACCCGGCCGAAATCCAATGGCCGTACCTGATGGCGGGCACGGCGCTGGCGACCCTCCCGATGATCGTGCTGTTCGTGTTCGCCCAGAAACGCTTCGTCGAGGGCATGGCAAACGTCGGGATCAAGGGCTGATGCCGACCCTCTTCGTAGACCTGGCCTGATCCTCGAACAGGTGCTCACCCCGCCCCGGGTGAGCACCTGCGAGGCCCCCCACTACATGCGGTGGTCCCGAAGAAGCACCGGAGCGTCCCCTCGGCCCCCCGCTGGGTCGCTCACCCGTCTTATCGCTGCAGTCCGCCTCCCGTTACAAACTTCGTGAGGCTTTTTCGCGGTTTCCGAGAGATACGACTTTCCGCATGCATCCGGCGACCGTGGGTGAGCAGGTAGGATCGCCGATGTGACTGCCGGGTCGGCTTCGAGCCATTACCGAGTTGGGTCCCCGGCTGCGTTCTGAGCGCCGCGCGGGCGCCGCCCGCTTTCTCTGATGTCTTTCATTCCCAGACGGCACCAGAGAAAGAAGCGAATCCTGAACGATTTCACCGCACGTCTCATCGAGGAGTTCAAGGCGAACGCCGGCCAGGTCGGCCCGCCCTTCGAGCACGCCCGCTTGTTGCTCCTGACAACCACCGGTGCACGTACCGGCCGGCCCCGGACCGCGATCCTCGGTTACTACCCGGACGGCGGCCGGGTCCTGGTCGTCGGCTCGGCCGGCGGCAGCCCGAACCACCCGGCGTGGTACCACAACCTGCTCGCCGATCCCCAGGTCAGCGTCGATGTCGGCCTGTTCAGCTATCCCGCGACAGCACTTGTACTGCGGGGCGCCGAGCGCGACGAGGTCTTCGCCCGGCTGGTCGAGGCCGACGCCGGGTGGGGCCAGTACCAGGCCGCCGTCACCCGGACCATCCCGGTCGTCGCACTGGTCCCGGGCGGACCACCTGGCGGGGGCAGGGGTTCGCTTGCCGAGGCCCTGAAGAACATCCACGCCGCGTTCCGCCGGGAGCTGGCCCTGATCCGGCACGAGATCGCGACGTCGGGCGTCGCCGGGCTCGGCGCTCAGCTCCGCATCAACTGCCTCACGCTCTGCCAGGGCCTGCACTACCACCACACCGGCGAGTCGACCATGCTGTTCCCGGGGTTGCTCGAGCGGCACCCGGAGTTGGCCGACGCGATCGCCGTACTGCAGCACGAGCACGAGCAGATCGCAGTACTGCTCGACCAACTCAAGCAGGAAGTCTCACTGGCCCAGGTGGACGAGCTGATCGCTCAGCTCAACGCCCACCTGGACCGCGAGGAGGCGGAACTTCTGCCTTATCTATAACGGCTTCTGGGCCAACAGGGCGTAGGAGTTGGGTAGACGGCCTTCCCAGGCGGCCGCGCGGTGGTCGTCCTGCGGTCGCCAGAACGGTTCGGCGTACTCCTCGAGGACCTTGAGGCGCAGGCCGGCCGCGGCGATCGCAGTGACGATCTGCCCGAGCGTCCACTGCCACTCCTGCGCACCGTTGCCAGGGAACGTGTCGTTGATGTGCGACGCGGCGAAGTAGCTCCGATCAGGGCGGATCCGTGGTTCGTCCGTGTCCCACGTCCACAGCGGTACGGCCGGGTGGGCCTCGTACACGAACAGATGCCCACCCGGCCGAGCGACGCGCACCACGTCCCGCGCCCACGCGTCGATGTCGCGCATCCAGATCAGCGCGCCTTTACCCGTGTACACCAGATCCGCCGACGCATCCTTCACCGGTACGCCAGGCACTTCCGCCACGACGTACCGGCAATCAAGCCCCACATCCCGCGCTCGCCGCTGCGCCGCGCCGGCCGCGACCGAGCTGTAGTCCACCCCGATCACCCGCCGAGCCCCAGCCTTCACCAACCCGACATCGTCGAGCCCGTGCCCACTCTGCAGATGCACCACAACCGGTGCGTCCGCCAACACAGCCTCCAACAACTCCCGCTCCCGCGGAAACAGTTGTTCGTCCCCCCGAGCCTCCGCGAGCAAGTCCTCATATTCATGAACATGCTTGGTAGAAGCCTGCTCCCAAACCACCCGATTACCCGCAACCACCTCATCCATACCCCAAGTCAGCCGGACCCCAGCGTTTCAAGCAACCGCTTATCACTCGTTGTGGAGGACTTGGGCGATGGTGGTGCGGGCCGCGGTGCGCGCGGGGAAGTAGGCGCCGGCGGCGGCGATGACGATGCCGGCAAGGATGAGGAGGGCGAGAAGGGTCGCCGGGTAGACGTGGAGCATGAAGTCGGGGAGTTCGACCTGGGCGCCGTTGGCCATCGCGGGTACGACGAGGCGGTGCGCGACGATCCCGAGCGGGATGCCCAGCACACTTCCGGCGGCGCCCAGTGCGGTCATCGACACCACGACCATCGCGGTGACCTGCGCAGGCGTCATACCGATCGACTTGAGCATCCCGAGGTCACGGCGGCGTTCACGGGTGTTGAGTATGACGGTATTGAACACCCCGAGCCCCGCAACAGTCCCGAGCATCAGCGTGAGCAGTACTACGGTCGCGATGACGATCGCCACGAACGAGCCCGATTCCTGTCCGCCGGTCTCGACCAGTCCCGGATCCTTCGCCTGCGCAGCCTTGACGAAGGCATCCAGGTCCGTGCCGGGCTTCACGTTGATCTCGTACAGATTGGCCCGCTGCGTGGGAGCGATCAGCTTGAGAGTGTCCCAGTTCGACAGCACCTCGTCGCCGGAGTTGTAGAGCGCCTTGCCGACGATCCGTACCGGGACGTTCTTGCCCTTCGACTGCAGCGTGACGGTGTCGCCGACGGCAAGTCCACGCTGGCGCAGGAATCGCTCGGACACGACCACCTGCCCGGCTCCGTCGAACCAGTGACCGTCGAGGAGCCGGAAGCCCACCTGCTCGACGTTCCCGCGGTAGAAGGAGACACGGAGATCCGTCTGCGTACCGGCCAACCGCATCCCGAGGTCGGTGCTCGGCGTCACCGACACCGCGCCGGGAATCGACCGCAGCAGTGCCTCGTCGCCGGCATCGTTCAGCTTGGCCGCCGGTGGGGCCTCAGCACCGGGAGGAGGTGAACCGCCGAACTGGGTCGGCGCGAACATCGCCAGGTCGACGGCACCGACCCGGCTGGCCGCGGTCTGGTACGTCGTCAGCGACTTGCCGAGCCCGACCGCCAGCGTCACGCTGGTCACCCCGAGTACGACAGCTGCCAGCGTCAACGCCGTACGCCCAGGCCGTGCGAACGGCAGGCCCAGCCCGAGGCTGACCGACCGCGGCAGCCGAGTCCCGCTGAGCCAACGCTGCGCCCGCAGTCCACGCCCGGCCCGCGGTGCACTGCCCGCGCTGATCGCCTGAGCTGCCGAGAGGCTCCGAGCTCGCAATGCCGGCAGCAGTGCCGCCAGTGCCACCAGCGCCGGTACGCCGACCGCTGTGGCGACGTCCACCCAGACCGATACCGACGTACCCTGCGCGCCGTAGTTCTCGAATGCCCTTGTCAGCAAGGAGTCCGCGAGTACGTTGCCCAGCACGATGCCGATCGCGCACCCGGCGACCGCAGGGATCGAGACCATCGCGAGGTAGACCATCAGCACCTGCGTCGGTGTGAAACCCAGCGACTTCATGATGCCGATGTGCTTGAAGCCGGCCACGACGGCGCCACTGATCACGTTGGCCACGATCAGCACTGCGACCGCCAGACCCAGCCAGCCGAACACCATCAGGAACGGCACGAAGGTGTTCGGCTGTCCAGCGGCGAGGGCCCGCAATCCCAGGTAGGACTGAGTGCCGACCACAGCGCCGGACGGCAGCCCAGCAGTCACCATGTGCTGGCCGGCCGACACCTGTGCGTTCGTAGCGGCCTGAGCGAAGCGGTAGAGCATCTGTGTCGAGGTCGGTTTCAGGGAGGCCATCTGCTCAGGCGTCACCCACGCGTCGGCCGACTGGCTGACGCTGAACGCGAATCCCACCACAGTCAGCGTCGGGCCGCCCGGTACGGAGATGGTCGAGCCCAGCGTCGTCTCTCCACGTGCGCCGGTGTCGGTGGGGTTCCGGTTCAGCACGATCTCGCCTGGCTTGGCTGCCCAGTGGCCCTTCCAGACGTTGAGCCGGTCGACCGGTCCGTCCGGGTTCGCCCGCCCCACCGTGAACAGGGAATCCGAATCGCCCTTCGGACTCGAACCGAGGTCGATCGTCGTCATCGCGAACGGCCCGGCAAATGCCTCAGCACCTGATGCTTTGGCTGTCAGTTGGATGTCGCTGACTTTGCTCCGGTCGTACGTCGCCACCAGGTGCGCGCCGCGCTGTTGAGCGTACGCATGGTCGAACGGACCGCTCGACGCAGCCAGCAGCGCCAGCGCGACCACGATCATCGTTGTGGAGAGCAGTACGACGACACCGATTACCACGGTCTGCACGCGCCGCCGCCGTACCGCGGCACGCGCCACCGGCCAGACGGCGCTCACGACGTACGCTCCAAGCTGCGCTCGTCGGCGATCTGCCCGTCGACGAAGTCGATGACCCGGCTGGCGCAGCGGGTCGCGAGCTGCTGGTCGTGGGTCACCAGCAGGAGCGTCTGCCCGATCTGGTTGAGGTCCAGCAACAGGTCCATCACCTGCTCGCCGGCGCGCGAGTCGAGTGCGCCCGTGGGTTCGTCCGCCAGCAGGAT contains the following coding sequences:
- a CDS encoding LacI family DNA-binding transcriptional regulator, which gives rise to MLAQERHELILRSLRRHGRLRVADLVAELGVSAITVRRDLAELDSAGLLRRVHGGAIGTAAADQSGAGSRLTIGIVVPSATSYYSDVIRGAEAMADRYGARLVLGVSSYDVATERERLDKVLGIGVAGLLLSTALGDGAADRMDTRLDDIDVPVVLMERAFGFPQMRREYDHVRTDHAYGAMLALRHFVALGHRRIAINLQSTVTAYWLRLGIEAAAKTLGIEVFLSPVDLPARGDDPGAVAQLDAFLAECESFGSRAVLVHSDEHGAGLVERAMDLGLRVPEDLAVIAYNDVTASLAVVPLTAVCPPRRALGETACDLLLRKIQSSNTPIQHLSLLPTLNIRSSCGAEQNLSAFHS
- a CDS encoding extracellular solute-binding protein; the encoded protein is MRRGVGLTLLAAALSVVVSSCGNGVIDKSTDGVPPAEATGTLRVLIPSFPPSTKGREAFQKVVDDFHRTYPKMRVEPDFATYKNLNEKMSTSIAAGIPYDVMVTGVGWVQPFASKRIFEDLGNYGVTPDFIKEKSTPALIPAVTYDGKLYAYPLVADARAVALRKSAFIEAGLDPNKPPTSLAEIKADAEKLTKRDKNGNITRSGFDLASASGFRQSFTTFLASTGTPLYVKGEPNFDNKAGLDTLLWIKSMINNVQPYGQTNAAQQPLVLTGEAAMGIVNGGVDCSADGIGQKNCDDLKFFRFNSGKEIEYVGGDLASIGSRSRHKDAAWAFIQSLTKPSSLDIVAKLNKKIPAYKDASNSPQAKSNPLSQFVADGLVYAVNENEVPGNWLEMRGNFDIQLTQAVLGQKDPAKVLHNLAGQSR
- a CDS encoding DUF624 domain-containing protein; this encodes MQKANRTNTVLTKLAVVGDLLMLQLAFLVISLGILTLFPAAFALQRVLPDAISQERPKLLRRFLGEFRQTMKQYWLPGFGLWTGGLMLAFGISFWAYASGPVRIFALAILIPLTGMILGLYLSGLAILPQAEPTATMKELFRSANLFLLRRPLPVAGGVVLLLTWFALASQVPTLFVVGSGLVPALTAYWLSRPPREKTSEDVSI
- a CDS encoding nitroreductase/quinone reductase family protein produces the protein MSFIPRRHQRKKRILNDFTARLIEEFKANAGQVGPPFEHARLLLLTTTGARTGRPRTAILGYYPDGGRVLVVGSAGGSPNHPAWYHNLLADPQVSVDVGLFSYPATALVLRGAERDEVFARLVEADAGWGQYQAAVTRTIPVVALVPGGPPGGGRGSLAEALKNIHAAFRRELALIRHEIATSGVAGLGAQLRINCLTLCQGLHYHHTGESTMLFPGLLERHPELADAIAVLQHEHEQIAVLLDQLKQEVSLAQVDELIAQLNAHLDREEAELLPYL
- a CDS encoding ABC transporter permease codes for the protein MSAVWPVARAAVRRRRVQTVVIGVVVLLSTTMIVVALALLAASSGPFDHAYAQQRGAHLVATYDRSKVSDIQLTAKASGAEAFAGPFAMTTIDLGSSPKGDSDSLFTVGRANPDGPVDRLNVWKGHWAAKPGEIVLNRNPTDTGARGETTLGSTISVPGGPTLTVVGFAFSVSQSADAWVTPEQMASLKPTSTQMLYRFAQAATNAQVSAGQHMVTAGLPSGAVVGTQSYLGLRALAAGQPNTFVPFLMVFGWLGLAVAVLIVANVISGAVVAGFKHIGIMKSLGFTPTQVLMVYLAMVSIPAVAGCAIGIVLGNVLADSLLTRAFENYGAQGTSVSVWVDVATAVGVPALVALAALLPALRARSLSAAQAISAGSAPRAGRGLRAQRWLSGTRLPRSVSLGLGLPFARPGRTALTLAAVVLGVTSVTLAVGLGKSLTTYQTAASRVGAVDLAMFAPTQFGGSPPPGAEAPPAAKLNDAGDEALLRSIPGAVSVTPSTDLGMRLAGTQTDLRVSFYRGNVEQVGFRLLDGHWFDGAGQVVVSERFLRQRGLAVGDTVTLQSKGKNVPVRIVGKALYNSGDEVLSNWDTLKLIAPTQRANLYEINVKPGTDLDAFVKAAQAKDPGLVETGGQESGSFVAIVIATVVLLTLMLGTVAGLGVFNTVILNTRERRRDLGMLKSIGMTPAQVTAMVVVSMTALGAAGSVLGIPLGIVAHRLVVPAMANGAQVELPDFMLHVYPATLLALLILAGIVIAAAGAYFPARTAARTTIAQVLHNE
- a CDS encoding carbohydrate ABC transporter permease; this encodes MSTTLERPALATAGKTAPSKDSRALVRNQVWAGWALLTPALLHSGIFIVIPVIAVLVLSLTDYSFGDSFDWVGFGNYADLFRDPNFGASLWHTVLYAIVVIPISMAISLAVAIGLNQKIRGLGFFRTAFYIPTVTATVAVATIWLWIYNPGSGLANGFLSLFGFAPNRWLADPGTALPSLMVVGIWQGLGTKIIIYLAALQGVSRDLIESAQLDGAGRWQRFANVTWPAIGPVQFFVLITSIVGTFQVFDLVYVMTQGGPGSSTRVLVMDIYQNAFQNLKLGYASAETVIMMIVIAIFIAAGRLLQKADTND
- a CDS encoding DHA2 family efflux MFS transporter permease subunit is translated as MYATTDTLATTPAAQGGRSRWLALYTLCAGMLMIVLDVTVVNVALPAIQDDLGFTSSSLAWVVNAYLIAFGGLLLLAGRLGDLLGRRNVFTAGLIVFTAASVFCGLARSEEVLVIARFLQGVGGALTSAVILGMIVTLFPEPREQAKAIGMFAFVASAGGSIGLLAGGVLTQAISWHWIFFVNLPIGALTTVLAFRFIEKDKGLGLGRGTDVPGAVLITAALMVGVFTIVKPAAELGWTAPRTLLLTGVTLVLLAAFIVREATAANPLVPLRIFRSRTLTGANLIQALSSSGMFGIFFLGSLYLQRVLGYDALEIGLAFLPTTVVMGLLSVKYSEKLVMRFGPRRPLIVGLSLIVVGLALFTQAPVGGNYFIHVLPVLILLGLGGGVCFPALMGLSMADVKPEDAGLASGLIGTMGEVGAALGLAILATLSATRTATSTKSPLEALTDGYHFSFAIAAVIVAASVAIALTVMRPTKQQTAPAPDQDDLLCEAA
- a CDS encoding carbohydrate ABC transporter permease codes for the protein MTSVSLPAVGAAKPPAVRAGRIVLYVVLTVGALLMIVPFVWMLLTAFKSNLEIAKFNWLPQELRWRNFVDAMQTAPFLRYFRNSLFIAVGETAFTLAVCTTAGYALAKLPIRGGKVLLNYFIVLLLVPFQIILVPLFLIVKSIPLFGGNNILGQGGIGWLNSWWGLIIPLGAAPLFTFLARQFYVSLPDQLAQAARVDGLGEFGIFWRIMTPLIKPALITIAVFQIEAAWNGFLWPLMITTSDEMRPLQLGLAIFSQNPAEIQWPYLMAGTALATLPMIVLFVFAQKRFVEGMANVGIKG
- a CDS encoding class I SAM-dependent methyltransferase, with product MLEAVLADAPVVVHLQSGHGLDDVGLVKAGARRVIGVDYSSVAAGAAQRRARDVGLDCRYVVAEVPGVPVKDASADLVYTGKGALIWMRDIDAWARDVVRVARPGGHLFVYEAHPAVPLWTWDTDEPRIRPDRSYFAASHINDTFPGNGAQEWQWTLGQIVTAIAAAGLRLKVLEEYAEPFWRPQDDHRAAAWEGRLPNSYALLAQKPL